In Tessaracoccus flavus, the following are encoded in one genomic region:
- the map gene encoding type I methionyl aminopeptidase gives MRRAGLVVAEGLAAMTAAAAPGITTAELDAIGRDVLAGHGADSSFLNYGADYGTGFPGVACISVNDELVHGIPGERVLAEGDIVSIDFGAIVEGWHGDAARTVAVGRISDEDSRLIDATREAMWAGARAMRDGGRVGDVSRAIETYVKRLPERYGTLREYTGHGIGSEMHMEPDVPNWYRMRPTPRLSVGMALAIEPMLTTGSNQTLELDDEWTVVSRDGSRGSHWENTVAITERGLWVLTEPDGGEERLGDLFGPLGD, from the coding sequence ATGCGCCGCGCGGGCCTCGTCGTCGCGGAGGGGCTGGCCGCGATGACCGCCGCGGCGGCACCAGGGATCACGACTGCAGAGTTGGACGCCATCGGCCGGGATGTGCTCGCCGGCCACGGCGCGGACTCATCCTTCCTCAACTACGGTGCCGACTACGGCACGGGCTTTCCGGGGGTGGCGTGCATCTCCGTCAATGACGAGTTGGTCCACGGCATTCCGGGCGAGCGGGTGCTCGCCGAGGGGGACATCGTCAGCATCGATTTCGGCGCAATCGTCGAGGGATGGCACGGGGACGCTGCGCGTACCGTCGCCGTGGGTCGGATCTCCGACGAGGACTCGCGCCTCATCGACGCCACGCGCGAAGCGATGTGGGCGGGGGCGCGTGCCATGCGTGACGGCGGCAGGGTCGGCGACGTGTCACGCGCGATAGAAACGTACGTGAAGAGGCTGCCCGAGCGCTACGGCACGCTGCGGGAGTACACCGGGCACGGCATCGGCTCCGAGATGCACATGGAACCGGACGTGCCGAACTGGTACCGCATGCGCCCCACCCCCCGGCTGAGCGTCGGGATGGCCTTGGCGATCGAGCCCATGCTCACCACCGGAAGCAACCAAACCCTCGAACTCGACGACGAGTGGACCGTGGTCAGCCGTGACGGCTCCCGCGGATCGCACTGGGAGAACACGGTCGCGATCACGGAGCGCGGCCTGTGGGTGCTCACGGAACCCGATGGGGGAGAGGAACGCCTGGGCGACCTCTTCGGGCCGCTCGGCGACTGA
- the rpsE gene encoding 30S ribosomal protein S5, whose protein sequence is MSETQQRRGSGAGGERRGRDDRRGQAPKEESKYLERVVTINRVAKVVQGGRRFSFTALVVVGDGEGMVGVGYGKAKEVPAAIAKGVEEAKKHFFRVPLIQRTIPHPVQGEKAAGVVLLRPASPGTGVIAGGSARAVLECAGVHDVLAKSLGSANAINVVHATVDALKQLEEPAAVAKRRGLPVEDVVPSFLLRAQKEEVAS, encoded by the coding sequence ATGAGTGAAACCCAACAGCGCCGGGGCTCCGGTGCCGGTGGTGAGCGTCGTGGCCGTGACGATCGTCGTGGCCAGGCTCCCAAGGAAGAAAGTAAGTACCTCGAGCGCGTGGTGACCATCAACCGCGTCGCCAAGGTCGTGCAGGGTGGTCGGCGCTTCAGCTTCACCGCTCTGGTCGTCGTCGGTGACGGCGAAGGCATGGTCGGTGTCGGTTACGGCAAGGCGAAGGAGGTGCCGGCCGCTATCGCCAAGGGTGTGGAAGAGGCCAAGAAGCACTTCTTCCGCGTGCCGCTGATCCAGCGCACGATCCCGCACCCGGTGCAGGGTGAGAAGGCGGCGGGCGTGGTTCTCCTGCGTCCCGCGTCGCCCGGTACCGGTGTCATCGCAGGTGGTTCGGCTCGCGCCGTTCTCGAGTGCGCAGGCGTGCACGACGTGCTCGCCAAGTCGCTCGGCTCCGCGAACGCGATCAACGTGGTGCACGCCACCGTCGACGCGCTCAAGCAGCTCGAAGAGCCTGCTGCCGTGGCGAAGCGTCGCGGTCTGCCGGTCGAGGACGTCGTCCCGTCGTTCCTCCTGCGCGCGCAGAAGGAAGAGGTGGCTAGCTGA
- the rplF gene encoding 50S ribosomal protein L6 produces the protein MSRIGRLPIAIPSGVDVKLDGRKVDVKGPKGSLSLTVAEPLTIEKNDEGQLEVSRPNDERLSRSLHGLTRTLVNNMITGVTEGYEKKLEIVGVGYRVISKGPQQLEFALGFSHPVVINAPEGITFNVETPTRFSVSGIDKQLVGETAANIRKLRKPEPYKGKGVRYAGEQVRRKAGKAGK, from the coding sequence ATGTCGCGTATTGGCAGACTCCCCATCGCCATCCCGTCCGGTGTCGACGTGAAGCTCGACGGCCGCAAGGTCGACGTCAAGGGCCCCAAGGGCTCCCTGTCGCTCACCGTGGCCGAGCCGCTGACGATCGAGAAGAACGACGAAGGCCAGCTGGAGGTGTCGCGTCCCAACGACGAGCGCCTCAGCCGGTCCCTGCATGGCCTCACCCGCACCCTGGTCAACAACATGATCACGGGTGTCACCGAGGGCTACGAGAAGAAGCTCGAGATCGTCGGTGTCGGTTACCGAGTCATCTCCAAGGGCCCGCAGCAGCTCGAGTTCGCGCTCGGCTTCTCGCACCCGGTGGTCATCAACGCCCCTGAGGGCATCACGTTCAACGTCGAGACCCCGACCCGATTCTCGGTGTCCGGCATCGACAAGCAGCTCGTGGGAGAGACAGCGGCCAACATCCGCAAGCTCCGAAAGCCTGAGCCCTACAAGGGCAAGGGTGTCCGCTACGCGGGCGAGCAGGTCCGCCGCAAGGCTGGAAAGGCTGGTAAGTAA
- the rplN gene encoding 50S ribosomal protein L14 has product MIQQESRLKVADNTGAKEILCIRVLGGSKRRYAYLGDTIVATVKDAIPGGNVKKGDVVKAVIVRTKKERRRADGSYIKFDENAAVILKTDGEPRGTRIFGPVARELREKKFMRIVSLAPEVI; this is encoded by the coding sequence ATGATCCAGCAGGAGTCGCGACTGAAGGTCGCCGACAACACTGGTGCGAAGGAAATCCTCTGCATCCGCGTTCTCGGTGGCTCGAAGCGCCGCTACGCCTACCTCGGCGACACCATCGTCGCCACCGTCAAGGACGCGATCCCGGGCGGCAACGTCAAGAAGGGCGATGTGGTCAAGGCCGTCATCGTCCGCACCAAGAAGGAGCGTCGGCGCGCCGACGGTTCCTACATCAAGTTCGACGAGAACGCAGCGGTCATCCTGAAGACTGACGGCGAGCCCCGTGGCACCCGTATCTTCGGCCCCGTTGCCCGTGAGCTTCGCGAGAAGAAGTTCATGCGCATCGTCTCTCTCGCCCCGGAGGTGATCTGA
- the rplE gene encoding 50S ribosomal protein L5 yields MTDTATTTTMPRLKAKYRETIVPALQEEFSYDNVMQIPGLVKIVVNMGVGEAARDSKIIEGAIKDLTAITGQKPAVTKARKSIAQFKLREGMPIGCHVTLRGDRMWEFADRLLTLALPRIRDFRGLNGRQFDGNGNYTFGLSEQVMFLEIDQDKIDRVRGMDITFVTSADNDEEGRALLKHLGFPFKAVDDPKKQKSKRGPAFYKKKK; encoded by the coding sequence ATGACTGACACCGCCACCACCACGACGATGCCCCGCCTGAAGGCCAAGTACCGCGAGACCATCGTTCCTGCTCTGCAGGAGGAGTTCTCCTACGACAACGTCATGCAGATCCCCGGTCTGGTCAAGATCGTTGTGAACATGGGCGTCGGCGAGGCCGCGCGCGACTCGAAGATCATCGAGGGCGCCATCAAGGACCTCACCGCCATCACCGGCCAGAAGCCCGCCGTCACGAAGGCGCGCAAGTCGATCGCCCAGTTCAAGCTCCGTGAGGGCATGCCGATCGGCTGCCACGTCACCCTCCGCGGTGACCGGATGTGGGAGTTCGCCGACCGTCTCCTGACCCTGGCTCTGCCCCGTATCCGCGACTTCCGTGGCCTCAACGGTCGCCAGTTCGACGGTAACGGCAACTACACGTTCGGGCTCTCGGAGCAGGTCATGTTCCTGGAGATCGACCAGGACAAGATCGATCGCGTTCGCGGCATGGACATCACCTTCGTGACGTCCGCCGACAACGACGAAGAGGGCCGTGCGCTGCTGAAGCACCTCGGCTTTCCCTTCAAGGCAGTCGACGACCCGAAGAAGCAGAAGTCCAAGCGTGGCCCTGCGTTCTACAAGAAGAAGAAGTGA
- the rplX gene encoding 50S ribosomal protein L24: MATLHVKKGDRVKVISGKDRGVVAEVIAVHPETQRVTVQGVNLVKKHRRESQTAQGRRVEGGIINVEAPIHVSNVQPVVKVDGKEVVTRVGYKRVDVTKRRPDGSEYTAQRSVRIARKTGEEF; this comes from the coding sequence ATGGCTACCCTCCATGTGAAGAAGGGTGACCGCGTCAAGGTCATCTCTGGCAAGGACAGGGGCGTGGTGGCCGAGGTCATCGCAGTGCACCCCGAAACGCAGCGCGTGACCGTGCAGGGCGTCAACCTCGTCAAGAAGCACCGTCGCGAGTCGCAGACCGCTCAGGGCCGCAGGGTCGAGGGCGGCATCATCAACGTCGAGGCGCCGATTCACGTCTCGAACGTCCAGCCCGTGGTCAAGGTCGACGGCAAGGAGGTCGTCACGCGCGTTGGCTACAAGCGCGTCGACGTCACCAAGCGCCGTCCCGACGGCTCCGAGTACACCGCGCAGCGCTCGGTGCGCATCGCCCGCAAGACCGGTGAGGAGTTCTGA
- the rpsH gene encoding 30S ribosomal protein S8 — MTMTDPIADMLTRLRNANQAYHEETTMPSSKIKVGIAEILKAEGYISNYELTEVEGQVGQVLKLTLKYGDSRERSIIGIRRISKPGLRVYAKANELPKVLNGMGIAIISTSQGLLTDKAAKAKSVGGEVLAYVW, encoded by the coding sequence ATGACCATGACTGATCCGATCGCAGACATGCTCACGCGTCTGCGTAACGCCAATCAGGCGTATCACGAAGAGACGACCATGCCGTCGTCGAAGATCAAGGTGGGAATCGCCGAGATCCTGAAGGCCGAGGGTTACATCTCGAACTATGAGCTCACCGAAGTCGAGGGCCAGGTTGGCCAGGTGCTGAAGCTGACGCTGAAGTACGGCGACTCCCGCGAGCGTTCCATCATCGGCATCCGCCGCATCAGCAAGCCTGGGCTCCGCGTCTACGCCAAGGCCAACGAGCTCCCCAAGGTGCTCAACGGCATGGGCATCGCGATCATCTCGACCTCGCAGGGCCTGCTGACCGATAAGGCAGCCAAGGCCAAGTCCGTAGGCGGCGAAGTCCTCGCCTACGTCTGGTGA
- the secY gene encoding preprotein translocase subunit SecY, which produces MLSAFANALKTPDLRKKILFTLGIIVIFRLGSTIPSPNVNIARIDECLALATAGESAGIYNMVNLFSGGALLQLTIFALGIMPYITASIILQLLTVVIPRLEALKKEGASGTAKITEYTRYLTLVLAVLNATAFVTLARTGQLFPGCDGILYTNELFPLITMVLVMTAGTGIIMWMGELITERGVGNGMSIMIFTQIAASFPAGLWAIKQSHPGAVGWFLFFLVIGIGLVVMLGIIWVEQGQRRIPVQYAKRMVGRRLVGGSTTYIPLKVNQSGVIPVIFATSILYLPVLWATFRPEGAVSVWIQQNFAGQGMLSSFWYNLVQFVLIIAFCYFYVSITFNPEEVSDNMKKYGGFIPGIRAGKPTERYLAYVLSRLTAPGSLYLATIALIPTIAFMAVGANQNFPFGGTSILIIVGVGLDTVKKIESQLQQRNYEGFLR; this is translated from the coding sequence ATGCTCTCCGCCTTCGCTAACGCGTTGAAGACGCCGGACCTTCGGAAGAAGATCCTCTTCACGCTGGGCATTATTGTCATCTTCCGCTTGGGTTCGACGATTCCGTCGCCGAACGTCAACATTGCCCGGATCGACGAGTGCCTTGCGCTGGCGACGGCTGGCGAGAGCGCCGGCATCTACAACATGGTCAACCTGTTCTCAGGTGGAGCACTGCTCCAGCTGACCATCTTCGCGCTGGGCATCATGCCGTACATCACCGCGTCGATCATTCTCCAGCTGCTCACCGTGGTCATCCCGCGGTTGGAGGCGCTGAAGAAGGAGGGGGCCTCCGGCACCGCCAAGATCACGGAGTACACCCGTTATCTGACCCTGGTGTTGGCCGTCCTCAACGCGACGGCGTTCGTCACGCTCGCGCGCACCGGGCAGCTGTTCCCCGGCTGTGACGGCATCCTCTACACCAACGAGCTGTTCCCGCTCATCACCATGGTGCTGGTCATGACCGCCGGCACCGGCATCATCATGTGGATGGGTGAGCTGATCACCGAACGCGGAGTCGGCAACGGCATGTCGATCATGATCTTCACGCAGATCGCCGCCTCGTTCCCCGCTGGTCTCTGGGCCATCAAGCAGAGCCACCCCGGCGCCGTCGGCTGGTTCCTCTTCTTCCTCGTCATCGGGATCGGCCTCGTGGTCATGCTGGGCATCATCTGGGTGGAACAGGGGCAGCGGCGCATCCCCGTCCAGTACGCCAAGCGCATGGTCGGTCGTCGTCTGGTGGGTGGATCCACCACGTACATCCCCCTCAAGGTCAACCAGTCGGGCGTCATCCCGGTCATCTTCGCCACGTCGATCCTCTACCTGCCCGTGCTGTGGGCCACCTTCCGGCCCGAGGGTGCGGTGTCCGTCTGGATCCAGCAGAACTTCGCAGGCCAGGGGATGCTGTCGAGCTTCTGGTACAACCTCGTGCAGTTCGTCCTCATCATCGCGTTTTGCTACTTCTACGTGTCGATCACCTTCAACCCTGAAGAAGTCTCCGACAACATGAAGAAGTACGGCGGCTTCATCCCGGGTATTCGTGCGGGCAAGCCCACTGAGCGCTACCTCGCCTACGTGCTGTCGCGGTTGACTGCGCCCGGTTCGCTCTACCTGGCGACCATCGCACTCATCCCGACGATCGCGTTCATGGCGGTCGGTGCCAACCAGAACTTCCCGTTCGGCGGCACCTCGATCCTCATCATCGTGGGCGTCGGTCTTGACACGGTCAAGAAGATCGAGAGCCAGTTGCAGCAGCGCAACTACGAGGGCTTCCTGCGGTGA
- a CDS encoding DEAD/DEAH box helicase has protein sequence MTSSAFRALGVPTHLAAVLEARGITTPTPIQAATLPDSMSGRDVLGRGRTGSGKTYAFLLPMVARLTESGTKRAPKRPRALILAPTRELATQIDEALAPLAEAAGLTSRTIFGGVNQRPQVAALTRGVDVLVACPGRLEDLIAQGFVTLNAIEITILDEADHMADLGFLPSVRRLLGATPQTGQRMLFSATLDKAVDTLVKQFLHQPKVHEADSAESPVPTLHHHVLHVSNDAHLPVLVNLAAAPGRSVVFTRTKHRAKKLAKQLNAAGVPAVELQGNMSQGQRERSMAAFHAGTAQTLVATDVAARGIHVDDVGLVIHADPPVEHKAYTHRSGRTARAGAEGTVVTLMLDAQRSDVRDLTRKAGVKPTITRADERHPVLVEIAPGERTFPGGLVKPEPQQPTGGRRRNPAGDRSRGAEQGRGANRTEGRAQSRSERPRGAAQGDAPSGRRQGQPRSRSAQPVGTGGAAAFSASTGRGRGRR, from the coding sequence ATGACCTCATCGGCCTTTCGCGCGCTCGGCGTGCCCACTCACCTTGCTGCAGTCCTCGAGGCTCGCGGCATCACCACCCCGACCCCGATCCAGGCGGCGACGCTGCCCGACTCCATGAGCGGGCGCGACGTGCTCGGCCGCGGACGCACGGGCTCCGGTAAGACCTACGCCTTCCTGCTGCCCATGGTGGCCCGCCTCACCGAATCGGGCACGAAGCGCGCCCCGAAGCGCCCCCGCGCCCTCATCCTCGCCCCCACCCGCGAGCTCGCCACACAGATCGACGAAGCCCTCGCACCGCTTGCTGAGGCAGCGGGGCTGACCTCGCGAACCATCTTCGGCGGGGTGAACCAGCGCCCGCAGGTCGCGGCGCTGACCCGTGGCGTGGACGTGCTCGTCGCCTGCCCGGGCCGGCTCGAGGACCTCATCGCCCAGGGGTTCGTCACCTTGAACGCGATCGAGATCACAATCCTCGACGAGGCCGACCACATGGCCGACCTCGGATTCCTCCCGTCTGTGCGCCGGCTGCTGGGGGCGACTCCCCAGACCGGCCAGCGCATGCTGTTCTCCGCGACGCTGGACAAGGCCGTCGACACGCTGGTCAAGCAGTTCCTGCACCAGCCCAAGGTCCACGAGGCGGACTCCGCAGAGTCCCCTGTGCCGACGCTGCACCACCACGTGCTCCACGTCTCGAACGATGCGCACCTGCCCGTGTTGGTGAACCTGGCCGCCGCCCCAGGACGCTCGGTGGTCTTCACGCGGACCAAGCACCGCGCCAAGAAGCTGGCCAAGCAACTCAATGCCGCGGGCGTGCCCGCCGTCGAACTGCAGGGAAACATGAGCCAGGGCCAGCGTGAGCGCTCCATGGCCGCGTTCCACGCCGGGACGGCGCAGACGCTCGTCGCGACGGACGTCGCCGCACGCGGTATCCACGTCGACGACGTCGGCCTGGTCATCCACGCCGACCCGCCGGTCGAGCACAAGGCCTACACCCACCGCAGCGGCCGTACCGCCCGCGCCGGAGCCGAGGGCACGGTCGTGACGCTGATGCTCGATGCCCAGCGCTCCGACGTCCGCGACCTCACCCGCAAGGCGGGGGTCAAGCCCACCATCACGCGCGCCGACGAGCGCCACCCCGTTCTCGTCGAGATCGCACCCGGGGAGCGCACGTTCCCTGGCGGACTGGTCAAGCCGGAGCCCCAGCAGCCCACCGGCGGACGCCGGCGCAACCCCGCAGGTGACCGCTCGCGCGGAGCCGAGCAGGGGAGGGGTGCCAACCGTACCGAAGGGCGTGCCCAGAGCAGGTCTGAGCGCCCCCGCGGCGCAGCCCAGGGCGATGCGCCGTCGGGCCGCCGTCAGGGTCAGCCCCGCTCACGGTCGGCGCAGCCCGTCGGGACAGGTGGGGCCGCAGCCTTCTCTGCCTCGACCGGTCGCGGTCGGGGACGTCGCTGA
- the rplO gene encoding 50S ribosomal protein L15: MSLKLHHLRPAPGAKTAKTRVGRGEGSKGKTAGRGTKGTGARKNVPQNFEGGQMPIHMRLPKLKGFKNPFRVEYQVVNVGRLAELFPQGGSVSVADLVDAGAVRSGSLVKVLGNGDVDVALDVTADAFSGSAKAKIEGAGGSATLA, translated from the coding sequence ATGTCGCTGAAGCTGCATCATCTACGCCCCGCCCCCGGCGCCAAGACGGCTAAGACCCGTGTTGGCCGTGGTGAGGGATCCAAGGGCAAGACCGCTGGTCGCGGTACGAAGGGAACCGGCGCTCGCAAGAACGTGCCGCAGAACTTCGAGGGTGGCCAGATGCCCATCCACATGCGCCTGCCGAAGCTGAAGGGGTTCAAGAACCCGTTCCGCGTCGAATACCAGGTCGTCAACGTCGGCCGTCTCGCCGAGCTTTTCCCGCAGGGTGGCTCTGTGTCGGTGGCTGACCTGGTCGACGCCGGTGCCGTGCGCTCCGGCTCGCTCGTCAAGGTGCTCGGCAACGGAGACGTCGATGTCGCACTCGACGTCACCGCCGATGCCTTCTCGGGATCGGCCAAGGCGAAGATCGAAGGGGCCGGCGGCTCCGCGACCCTCGCCTGA
- a CDS encoding DUF1707 SHOCT-like domain-containing protein, translating to MALPPSSKYLQRANDPVDEVERDSLNRRLNAAFADGRITHDDYAAAMDTVYGARVLGDLVPVIERLPAAAVDVPAIVQQGGPPAGRVAESRNLVPVAIGVGLVGISLLTILLLILAVVIL from the coding sequence ATGGCGCTACCTCCCTCCTCGAAGTACCTGCAGCGGGCGAACGACCCGGTCGATGAGGTTGAGCGCGACTCCCTCAACAGGCGGCTCAACGCCGCTTTCGCGGACGGTCGGATCACGCACGACGACTATGCCGCAGCGATGGACACCGTCTATGGGGCACGCGTCCTCGGCGACCTGGTGCCGGTCATCGAGCGGCTCCCGGCCGCAGCGGTGGACGTGCCCGCGATCGTTCAGCAGGGAGGGCCCCCTGCAGGGCGGGTGGCCGAGTCCCGCAATCTCGTGCCGGTGGCGATCGGAGTGGGACTCGTCGGAATCTCACTGCTGACGATCCTGCTGCTGATCCTGGCGGTGGTCATCCTGTGA
- a CDS encoding NAD-dependent epimerase/dehydratase family protein has translation MTKRRILITGANGGVGTLLSERLRDEYELIRHAHRPDENDPDLLAADLVDYPAVLALMDGVDTVVHMAGAASPESSWDAVLNANIIGVRNALEAAREAGVRRFVFASSNHVMGMYDRDEEWPVYPHMLPRPDSLYGVSKAFGETIGRYYHDEFGLEFIALRIGWISDDPDAGADVDLLRAMWLSYDDTVDVVRSAIEADVTFGLYYAVSDNPHRRWSTTNTRLELGYRPAHDVTRHSSRPENPDEPTPDDWPRNS, from the coding sequence ATGACTAAGCGCAGAATCCTCATCACTGGGGCCAACGGTGGCGTGGGGACCCTCCTGTCGGAGCGGCTCCGAGACGAGTACGAGCTCATCCGGCACGCCCACAGGCCCGACGAGAACGATCCAGATCTGCTTGCGGCCGACCTGGTCGACTACCCGGCGGTGCTCGCCCTCATGGACGGCGTCGACACCGTTGTGCACATGGCGGGAGCCGCTTCCCCGGAATCGTCCTGGGACGCAGTGCTCAACGCCAACATCATCGGCGTGCGCAACGCGCTCGAAGCGGCCCGCGAGGCGGGGGTCCGGCGCTTTGTCTTCGCCTCGTCGAACCACGTCATGGGCATGTACGACCGCGACGAGGAGTGGCCCGTGTACCCGCATATGCTGCCGCGACCGGATTCGCTCTACGGGGTGTCGAAAGCGTTCGGGGAGACGATCGGTCGCTACTACCACGACGAGTTCGGTCTGGAGTTCATCGCGCTGCGCATCGGCTGGATATCGGATGATCCGGACGCGGGAGCCGACGTCGACCTGCTGAGGGCGATGTGGCTGAGCTACGACGACACCGTCGACGTGGTGCGCTCCGCGATCGAGGCGGACGTCACGTTCGGGCTGTACTACGCGGTCTCCGACAACCCACACCGCCGGTGGTCGACGACCAACACGCGCCTGGAGCTCGGGTACCGCCCCGCGCACGACGTGACGCGCCACTCATCGAGGCCCGAGAACCCGGACGAGCCGACCCCGGACGACTGGCCAAGGAACTCGTAG
- a CDS encoding type Z 30S ribosomal protein S14: protein MAKTALKVKQSRKPKFGVRAYTRCQRCGRPHSVYRKFGLCRICLRELAHAGELPGVTKSSW from the coding sequence ATGGCGAAGACAGCACTCAAGGTCAAGCAGTCCCGCAAGCCGAAGTTTGGTGTGCGCGCTTACACGCGTTGCCAGCGTTGCGGCCGACCCCACTCGGTCTACCGCAAGTTTGGTCTCTGCCGCATCTGCCTGCGTGAACTTGCACACGCGGGCGAACTGCCCGGCGTGACCAAGTCGTCTTGGTGA
- a CDS encoding alpha/beta family hydrolase, whose amino-acid sequence MLLPGASGSVEAPDLHVAARAAQAAGVTTILVEPPYRLAGRRTPPRGRVDGEVLASVVEQVRPRALPLVLGGRSYGSRIACRAARPLGSSGVLCLAFPLHPPGKPEKSRLEDVEAPGDLPVLVIQGRSDAFGRTPDSDTREVLLVEGDHSLRKDHELIASTIVDWLGRLI is encoded by the coding sequence GTGCTCCTACCGGGCGCGAGCGGATCGGTCGAGGCCCCCGACCTGCACGTGGCGGCACGGGCCGCCCAGGCCGCTGGCGTCACAACGATCCTGGTGGAGCCGCCGTACCGGCTCGCCGGACGCAGGACGCCACCGCGGGGGCGGGTCGACGGGGAGGTCCTCGCCTCGGTCGTAGAACAGGTCCGCCCCAGGGCTCTGCCGCTCGTGCTCGGGGGCCGCTCCTACGGCAGTCGGATCGCCTGCCGCGCCGCCCGACCGCTGGGGAGCAGCGGAGTTCTGTGCCTCGCCTTCCCCCTGCACCCGCCCGGCAAGCCGGAGAAGTCTCGGCTGGAGGATGTGGAAGCGCCTGGCGACCTGCCGGTGCTGGTCATCCAGGGCCGAAGCGACGCATTCGGCCGGACCCCGGATTCGGATACCCGGGAGGTGTTGCTCGTGGAGGGGGACCATTCACTCAGGAAGGATCACGAGCTGATCGCGAGCACGATCGTGGATTGGCTGGGCCGCCTCATCTGA
- the rpmD gene encoding 50S ribosomal protein L30: MADLKITQAKSGVGGKQNQKDTLRTLGLKRIGASVVRQDTPEVRGMIRAVAHLVTVEEVK, encoded by the coding sequence ATGGCTGACCTCAAGATCACCCAGGCAAAGTCTGGGGTGGGTGGCAAGCAGAACCAGAAGGACACGCTGCGCACTCTCGGTCTCAAGCGCATCGGCGCCTCGGTTGTCCGTCAGGACACCCCCGAGGTCCGTGGCATGATCCGTGCAGTGGCCCACCTCGTTACCGTGGAAGAGGTGAAGTGA
- the rplR gene encoding 50S ribosomal protein L18, protein MAISLSNSKSLAPKAASKARRQLRGRKKISGSGDRPRLVVTRSSRHLFVQVIDDTQGRTLASASTMEADLRSAEGDKSDKARKVGALIAERAKAAGVEQVVFDRAGNKYHGRIAALADSAREAGLGF, encoded by the coding sequence ATGGCCATTTCGCTTAGCAACTCCAAGTCGCTGGCACCGAAGGCGGCCTCCAAGGCCCGCCGCCAGCTGCGTGGACGCAAGAAGATCAGCGGCTCGGGCGATCGCCCGCGCCTGGTCGTGACCCGTTCGTCCCGCCACCTGTTCGTTCAGGTGATCGACGACACCCAGGGCAGGACGCTCGCGTCCGCTTCCACCATGGAGGCTGACCTGCGTTCCGCCGAGGGCGACAAGTCGGACAAGGCTCGCAAGGTCGGCGCTCTCATCGCCGAGCGTGCGAAGGCTGCCGGCGTCGAGCAGGTCGTCTTCGACCGTGCGGGCAACAAGTACCACGGGCGGATCGCGGCTCTCGCGGATTCCGCTCGCGAGGCCGGGCTCGGCTTCTAA
- a CDS encoding neutral zinc metallopeptidase, with protein sequence MSPGMRLGAAVLGVTVAAALVVVAAQLLRPPIAADRTSAAPSPTATADPAAGALQWQLPEQEWPALPAADPQSPLYEAQATALDAVEPAALVGCPEPGVVADEAAWRSAVTAQWECLHLAWTPHLVSLGWSTEPPELHFFDGLGTASECGYLEAPAFYCSTGGGSAHFGSRHLRMAGEWDLSINEMVNHEYGHHLQKLAGITDVKMGLKSSDEVERRVELQATCWSGAMTYRNESVGFDAADFASWTARLETMLVDGVHGSRDSLRYWGMRGLYAETMGDCNTWVVAAQAVA encoded by the coding sequence ATGTCGCCCGGGATGCGGCTGGGGGCCGCGGTATTGGGCGTGACGGTCGCGGCCGCGCTCGTCGTCGTTGCCGCGCAGTTGCTCCGGCCACCGATCGCAGCGGACCGAACCTCGGCAGCCCCGAGCCCCACTGCGACGGCGGACCCCGCTGCGGGCGCGCTGCAGTGGCAGCTCCCCGAGCAGGAATGGCCGGCGCTACCCGCAGCGGACCCCCAGTCGCCGCTGTACGAGGCTCAGGCCACGGCATTGGATGCGGTGGAACCCGCGGCCCTCGTCGGTTGTCCCGAGCCGGGCGTCGTGGCTGACGAGGCCGCGTGGCGTAGCGCCGTGACAGCGCAGTGGGAATGTCTGCACCTGGCCTGGACGCCGCACCTCGTGAGTCTCGGCTGGTCCACGGAACCCCCCGAACTTCACTTCTTCGATGGGCTCGGAACCGCCAGCGAATGCGGCTATCTTGAGGCTCCTGCCTTCTACTGCTCCACGGGCGGGGGATCGGCTCATTTCGGCTCGCGCCACCTGAGAATGGCGGGGGAGTGGGACCTGTCCATCAACGAGATGGTCAATCACGAGTACGGGCACCACCTGCAGAAGCTGGCCGGCATCACGGACGTGAAGATGGGGCTGAAGTCCTCCGATGAGGTGGAGCGCCGCGTTGAGTTGCAGGCGACCTGCTGGTCCGGCGCCATGACCTATCGCAACGAGTCCGTGGGTTTCGACGCCGCGGACTTCGCGTCGTGGACCGCTCGCCTGGAGACGATGCTGGTCGACGGGGTCCACGGAAGCCGCGACTCGCTGCGGTACTGGGGGATGAGGGGGCTCTACGCCGAGACCATGGGCGACTGCAACACGTGGGTGGTCGCCGCTCAGGCGGTGGCGTGA